aaaatgttaaagtGTAGCAGAGTGGACTGTGGGTGACCAACATGCACAATTGGCTACTACTATGTCACTGTGCCTAAAGAGGCAGGCCATCAATCAAAAACAGACAAGTACAGCCTACACACATACAAATGAAGCTACACATCATTCAATGAAGCGTTTTCATATGCACATCTTTACAGTTCTTCAGTAGCCTAGTCAAGCAGCTCTTGAATGATTTGACTGAATTATTTAACTCACCACTTCAACGGCCTTTAATATGCCAAAGTGTGACTTCAGGTACTCAAAGTCACACCTAATGCCACCCAAAACATTCCTTGAGTGTACGGGCTCGGTGGTGGGCTGGTATGGGCTACTTGCTCCCGAGATCATGGAAGTGTTGGAGGCCTCGCCATCAAACCCCTCCGCCTCCTCGCTGTTCCTCATGATGATTTGACTGTACGCTCCTACACGCACGGGCACTTTTATTAGAGAGTAGCGTGGTGGATTACTCACCGTGTAGctttgaaaacaaaaaaaatcacttttTGCAATAAGCGAAAGGGACAAAATAAAAACGMCTCACTTTTGATGAGACGATCGCACAACAAGCTATTTTGtggcgatttaaaaaaaaaagggtggGTAACAATGCTTATTCCGCGAATATTCCTCGTTGATCAAATGCTGCTTCCAAAAAGAATGTGATAGAAATTGCGTTACAGTTGCGCACCAGTGTAAGGGGACTATTCTGGTTTGTTCTGCACGCACCGAAAACACCTATTCAGGGATTTGGAGAAACAGGCGAGCTACATGCCGCTCCTTTGTGATACTTGTATGTAAATAACAAAAATCCATCATGGCCAGATGAAACGAGACATGCCGTTTTTACACCATGGCTTTTGTAGCCAAAAGTTTTGAGCTGGAATACAAATTATATTACGGTCACTGTAAATGTAAAGTCTTCGCCCCAAAAACGGCACATTCCTGTATGCACACGCGTTCAAAAGTATTTAAAAGCTTGAAGACGCCCATTGGATATAGTAACTTCTGGTAGCCTAGGTCCCGGAGGCAATCTTTATTATCCCCGTTGatttaattgtaaataaaaaaggGTTTTCCCGATGTGTGTATCATCGTTCGTTGATAGATACTGCGTAGGTTTTCCCCTGCCATGCAGGGCGCGGAGAGTGGTGGACTATGATCGTGACGTGTACACAGGTGTACACTGATGACGCTTTGGCAGGTAGGCCCATCATCTCTATGGCTAGGRCTACGGTATAGTGTTTGCAATAGTACCCCGATTACTGTAACATATTACAGTATTATGTTAATCGACTATGCAGTAGACAATAGATACCACTAGGCCACATATCGCCAAATAGGCCAATCAACATACATGAAACAGAACAAGCAAAACAAATATTCACCCGAGACTTTTCAAAAAGGCATAATTCATAAAATAACTATAGACTACATTACTTACTCTGACCATCAGCGTAAGTAATGTCTACTAAAAGTGATGACAGACatttaaacataaaaaataaaataaagactgATCACTATCATCTGTTCAGCTCCAAAGTTTACTTTGGGTGGGTTCAGATGTAGGGCAAGGACAAATAAATCGCACTTACGTGTCCTACTGTCCTTGTGTCTGGAAAAACACTGCACTGCCATCTCATGGTCAAGGTCATGAGAAAACCTAAGTACTACAGAGTACTGACAATCACTTGTTCACAAGGGACAAGTAAGTAGGGGGATATTCTTATTTCACTTCCACTTATAGTCCATTCACTTGCTACTCAGTGACAACTGGTAGGTTGAGGGGTTTGATAAAATGACTACCCAATATGTACCCAATGGTGTCACTTCTAGAATCCACACTAAATAGCAGTAAATTAAACAGTGAAACAGAGCAATATTCAATGTGGATTTTACTTgccatctacacacagtatcaTGATTTGAGACAAAGGGATACAAAAGTAGTCTGGATTCTTTGTTTTATTGAAGCCAGGGCTGACAGACACTTTTCCTTATCTTTGTGGGCACAAAAGCGAGATACCACATGGCTGCATACTGCATCATGTTAAAGCCATACAATCACACTCATTTGAATATGTCCAGGGCACACAGTACTCCATGTGGTTTAAAGGTGTTTATATCCTGAATAAAATGGACTGTAAGCAAAAGCTTTTAAATCTCCTATATGTGTATATTTTCAAGGGCTGAAGGCATAGCACTAAGATGTATAGAGCAGTCGCTTTTAACTTAATCTTGAAAAATATGTTACAAGATCTGTTTTTCATTCAATCTTGGGGATATCCAATCATCAAAAACATACATTTGGAAATCAAGCAGAGTGAGTACTTTTCCTTGATGTACTAGCCAAACATACAGATTTCWGTTTGGCTAATGCTGATGTTTAGTAACTATGTGGAGACAAACATCAGAGGAGTGAACGAGTTCATGAATTTCTAGGCTGTTACCACCCTAAAAGATATCTATCCTATATAATTTAAGCAAAGTAATGCTTGCAAACAGAAACCATTGTTGTGCAGAaaaaaatagaacagaataatACTGAGACGCTCTGRAATGGGCAGGTGTGACAGAAATACACCTGAAAAACTAAAGAGCATTGACATGAATTTTAGATTTGGATTTCTTAAAAACCTCCAAGGTTGAAGTTTAAAAGTCTGGAGCAGATTTGACTGCCAGGGCCATGTTCGTTATACTGCTAATCCCCAAAATATTAACGCAATATTAAGTGTGTCATACTTGTAATTCATCAATACACGTTCTAAGCAGGCAGGAAGAAGTGTATGCATTCTKTAGTTTAAACAATAACATCTGGGGGTTCATTACAGCTCTCGAAATGAAAGTGCTTATTTCAACATAAGGAAATACTCCTGGGTGTCCCAATATTGTGCTTGAATTTCAGCAACTGAACTTAGATGCAAATTTCTGCCCAATGAAGATAAAATATAAGCGCTTCATTTTGATACAATCAAAATCCAGCCCGTTCTCATCTTATTCTTACTACAGATTGGTTCATGTAAAATAAAGTAGACTGCACACATCTTGGTCTTGTGATTTTTCCCCCTtagagcaaaaaaaaacaaaaaaaaacgtgttAGCCTGGCAACTCAGGTAGGGGTTAAGTACACGGACCACCTTAGAATGTACTTTGGAATGATGGGTGTTCCACGCAGGGCCAGGGGAGATGGTCACCTGGAAATCAAATGAGACTATTTACACAAACAGAACACACCAATTGCGGCATCTTTGGTTCCAGGTTCCAATTCTATGTAGTTTCCGTTGTTGTTTTAAAAGCCAAGTAGCTGCTCTTACAGTTTAATAAATCCATGTTACAATTGCTGATCTGCAAATTAACCATAGCTAGACTGTATATAGATTTGAGGGTGATCATTTAGTTATTTCATTGTGATTAATCAAATAATCTTACGATTTTTACAAATAATTTGATATGGTACAGTATTAGATTGGATGTAATTGTTCAAAAGTTTACAAAAAACATTGGCAGAACTAGGACAATTTAAAAACCTACTAAGGACACAAGCAAAGGCTGATAATATTGACTAAGATCTACACTGAGTGAAGGCAGGGTGCACAGATGGACAAATTGTGAACTGTGTGTACACTGAAGGCAAAAAGCCAACATTGTAAATGGGCACTGAAGATCACACAAAAGATCTGTGGACAATGCAATTTCCTACTGGGCCACGATTTCTACACCAACATCATGTAGAAATTGTGAATGTTTAACCTGACCTGCCATATAGCTtgtataaaaacatttgaaactGAAAAAGAACAGAGCTAAATTTCCTTTTTAAGGATAACCCATTACATTAAAACCGTAGTAATTGATTTCTAAATGCTTTGGCCGCACAAGTGAGTGGTTTAAACCACACAAGTGTTCATCTGGGGGACACAAACTCTAAACTTGTGGTTACTTCTAAAAATCTGCATCTAGATACCTTTACAGTTTATAAAATGAAAGGCATTCTCATTATTGCTCAAGTGAACAATGTCATCTAGGCCACAGAAGTAAGCTACATTTCTTTTGAAACCTTATGCAAAGACCATACTtgttatacaaaaaaaaaaattacttgaatGACCGAACTGAAAAACATTTTACCGTTGGTGCTACAGTGCATTTCCTGTAAGTAGATAAGCAGCTCTACTATGACACAGTTACTGAGCCAGGCACTTGGGAGTTATAGTAGGAAAGATGCTGCCCCCAAAACACCTCTAGGCAAAAGAGCATTCCTTGCAAACTCTACACTTGCCAATCCCAACAGTGCTCATTTTATCCCAGACATTTCTTCATAATTTTGTAAAATAATTGCATTTTGTACAAAATAAAACCAAAGCTTGAATTGCAATTTCGCTGATATTTACAGAATCCTTAAAGATGACTAGTTGGACCTGCCATTTTGTGGGCAGATGCCACTGTTTGCTTTCAGCtatgtgtatttgtcacattagTGTCATGACGTCAGTGGAGTTTAACATGTTATGAGATATAGCTATCTAAACCCTTTTCTAAATCACAAACAGtgcagaaaaaaagaaaataaagattttttttatatataaatacatcaGTATCATATCTAACCTTTTTTACATACTACATACACTTGcaagtatttcttttttttaatgaatatattTAGGGTTTAATTGTTCTTATCACAACTGCTTTCCTTCCATAAGATTAGCTGAACAAGAGGCCACAGCACTTTTCCACCATTTAAGCTTGTGAGAGATGGTGTATCCCCTAGCTAACGGAGGGCTTGCAGACCAGGGGATTTGGCTGCCTCCCAAGGAGTGTGCACGCATTACTTAACCTGACATCCCttgcaaaaaaaacattacaattgaAGTAATAAGGATAGATACAGCCAAGTCTTCAACTTCCTCCTTCTCCAAACCTCCACCTTTTGTTCTTTCTCCATATTACCAAAATAACCAATATATCTGATAGCATCTCAAACTCATTTGGCAAAACTACTGTCTGCTGACTGATATACACATTGGGAATTTGGtcttatttcgtttttttttttatgcttgtGTTGGTTTTCCAGTATTTGCAGTGGACAATGCTGTTGTTGCGTTCACACTTCGTTCTCTGTTGGTGTGTTGTTAGCTGTAACCATGGAGTCCGGTTTGCGAGTCATTCTATCCAACTCTGCCTGGACGTCAGTCAAAACCGGCTTCTGCCCTTGGAAAAtaaaagagagaacagaaagtAATCTCCTGTAGCTTCTGTGCCTGTACTAGAAATTGACTGTTATGGCCAGGCCAGCAAGCGGATGGAAACTGACGAGATGTGGTCCCATGCTAAATGACTTCAGTTGCATCACGTGACaggtgcacgcacacatgcaaaaCCAATCCTGAGACATTAAAAAACATTCCATGCATATTCTTTCAGTTTTATGTCATTAGCTGCACAAGGCCATTAGGACACAAGGCCATGCAAGTATGCTGAGAATGGGTTAATACAACTTCATACTGAATGGACGAACAAAAACGAGAGAGATAAGCAGTGAGCCGTGGTATATGCTTGGTGTCATTTGGGGTGGTTGTGGGATATTTTGCAGCCAGAGAATGACACATTGGTAACAGCTGTGGTGTCCCATGCATACAGGCCTTTCACTAGTTCCTCCAGTGGCAGAGGAGTTTAGGGGAACTCTTCCACTCCTCTAGGACCTGCCAAGAACTCCCTCTCTTTCAGGCTCTAGGGGTAAACCTCCAGACAACAGCATGGTCCAAAGGCAACAACAAGAGGCAGTTAAACCAGAGAGAAGCCAGTGACACCCTGGAGGGCCAGGCCAGAGGAGGCCATACCTGTTTTCTTGACAGATCCTGGAGATCCTGCTCCTGCAGCTCCGGTGCCTGGACTCCCAGGGGACCCAGTCTTTTTACTCAAAAGGCTGTTAAAGAAGTTGGCCAGCACTCCCTCGTTTGCTGCTGCTCCTGAGACACAAACACATGAGACGAGCATCCCTTAGGATCAGAACCATGATATTTAAATGAGAGATCTCTAACATACAATTCAGGCACGTAACAGTTATTACTGTATGATCATGATATTCATAATTTCGTCCTAAAAAAACATTAGTGCACATACAGGATCATAGTTGGAACACCATTTACATAATTCAATGCACATGCATTCCTAGAAGATTAACTGTCCGTTTTTGTATAGTGTATTCAAATCCTTTCCTCTCCACATGGCTTTGCCAACAGCAACCAACAACAGGGTGGGGGTTGCAGGTCTCAAATAAATTTGGTTTAATTTAAGCGGATCTATTCACGCTGGCATGCACGGCTCCCCCACTGAGCTTAATGGAGAAAATGTCAATATTTCTCCCCAAACAAGGCCAGCGGAGGGAGGTGTGCAGGAATCTATTGTTAATGAAATTATTTCAATAGCTACCTCAGGGGGGCAGTGGttagacagcagtcacacacttCCAACACCCAAAAGAAGTGTTGCCCAAATGACTGCCAGTTCTCATAKAACAGTTTCAATGATGCtctgtaaaaatacaaataaagggTGGGCAGTYAGTTCCAGTGGTCCAACTTACCCTTCATGTTGGGGTCAGGTTTCTTGACTGCGGTCATTGGCGAGACGCTGGCCACATTGGTACAGCCTGTACGGCCAGTGGGTCGAGGAGAGCCAGAAGCAGTCCGTCCAGGAGATTCctgagacacagacagaagacaaagaGCGGAGTAGTGAGGCAAAATGAATCATGGCTCCTATTGATGAGATGATTGTCATCCAACACACATGTCAAGAAAATGTGGCAATGAAGAAAAAAAGTGGTTGATGTTATCACACTTACTGTTGCTCCTCTTGTTGGTGTGGCCGGCTGCTTGGCCAGCAAAGACTTAAGAacagacaaaaaataaaaatggtgtgagacaaaatattttattttcacatttttcCTGAAATAATTTGTCCCATAAAAATTCTGCATTTGTAGCTTATATTTTCCAACCCCCATAACATTCCCAGAAACACTTCCTTACATCACAGATTATGGGCATAGTAGAAACAAACATTGTATGGATGGATACAGGTACCTTGACCTTACAGGGACTGACTGAAGCCCACTACAAAGAGGAAGCGCTCTTCGCCCTGAMGCAACCACGTGATCTCTCAGAAACAACACCCTTTCAACCAATTACGCTAAAGCCCTGGGAGTTCTAAGGCTTCTGATTGGCCCATGAGGAAGTGCAGAATAGGAACCCCAGGCTTTGAAGGAGAACTCCTGATTGGCCCGRGAGGAAGTGCAGAATAGGAACCCCAGGCTTTGAAGCCTGGGAAAGGCTAATAAAACAAAACTGGCTCCACTATCCACAATCCTAGCTTTGAACAAAACCAATTATTTTTTTCTCAACTCACTACCATCTAGTGTGCATCTTTAGAAGAGGAGATAACATGGAATTGCAAACATGAAAGGCATTCCATAACTGTGTGATCTAgaatgcaaacaaacacacatacctgtTGCTTCATAAGGAAAACCTGCTCGTCCTCTGCGTTTACCTCCTTATCATGAAccagctggagagagaagacgTGAATGTCAAACCAAGGGAGATGCATaaggaacatttgtaaaattccaaaagtccaaGACATGTCATCTGTAGAAGCCTCATGATCCTACCTTCCGTACTGGAGGCTTCATGATGAAGTCTTCAAAGGGGTCTTCAGGTCTCACCGTTGTGAAATTTTCATGCAAAATTGCAATCTTCTTCTCATTGTCCCATCCAGATGGACTAGGAAAAGAAAAGAGTTTTGTTTGGTACTCGAGCAATGACCAATAGTTTGTTACAATAACTTTCAAAGACAATACAGTACACATTCATATAACTTCAAAACTGTCTACCAGTTAAAAGCCTAGCTTTTAatggcgttgggccagtaactgaaagttaGCTGGTTCGAAttcctgagccaactaggtgaaaaatctgtcgatgtgcttttgagcaaagcacttaaccctaattgctactgTAACTCGCTCTGGATAAGCATGTCTGctaaatcagtggttcccaaactgtggagGGGTGCGAGGGGTTGGCAGGGGGGGACACAATGGCCCGTCCCctccaaatttaaaaaaaaacatttagaaatgtttaaacTCAGTCCAGCTTTAagcttactcttgaaagttgtaatagtagaatgcacaaggttaCATTtcaattgggtagtgcatcatcagttcctcttgtcatgttagttaTTGCAtatcttagagagctatttataacttgtcagaaatgtccagatcaactagcccatgtcagccaacattctttttagtttttttaagccCAAAGATGGTTGgaatttttttgtcactcaaatatcacgaATACACATTACATTGGCAAAATGTAWagaattgcaagaaaatttgctttaaaacggcaaaatgTTCTTTGCACCACATAACATAAGCTTTGAACCTACAACATTTTCtacaccaacaagaggggtgtggaAAGTTTGTGTCATAAACAGTGCTTGTGACCATATAAATAGACATTGGGTGCTCGCTGGGGGGMTGCGAggtgttccccaatgctggaagccccccccgcccccccgagtgaaaacgtttgggaacccctatgctaaatgactaaaattaaaacatttagatCTCCTTTTTATTTTTGAGGAAATGAAAGGGCAAATCACAAGATGGAAATTTATGATTTCATATAGTCTCTGTTACCTCAATATGTGGGCACTTAACAAAGCATAACTAAGCATTCACTTACATTAAAATAGCATCCTTCTCCACCACTAAGGCAGGCGTGGTGAACTGGAAGTCGTATATTTTGTGCACTATGTATTTATAGAGGAGGTCCAGGTTCTTCTCCTCTTTGACGGATGTGTACATCAAGGCAGCTCCATCTGTCAGGTGGGGTTAAGGAACATGCAGAGACATGATAGGGCACAAAATTAAATAGAACACATAAAATTGTATCTCCATGGTGGGGCCTGTCATTCTAAGGTAGAGTGTTGTGTTTGAGTAGAAAGGATACACTGTAAGCAGAATCGTCGGATGTGGGACTGGATGAAGTCGAAGTGCTCCTCTCTGAAGTCGTGCTCCTTCTCTAAAACACTGACTGCATcacactgtggagagagagacattYTTTTAACACTGTACATTGCCATAATATGAcatgaaatgtctctattccttttaaacttttgtgagtgtaatgtttactgttKATTTTTTATtccacttttgtttatctatttcacttgctttggcaaatgtaaacatatgtttcccatgccaataagtaCCTTTGAATTGAACTGAAAGAGAGATAGCGAGAAAGAGCGAAGTACACAGCAACAACTGGAGCAAGAAAACCATACCCTCCTGCGGAACATAAAAATGACTTTGCTCACTTCGCCATGCCTCCCTTTCAGTCTCAGCCACGACCCTCCCTCACTTCCGCTCTCCTACCCTCCACTCACGTGCAAGTTCCCCTCCTCCCTCAAGGAAGGAGCAGTAAAAGCCTGCAGGCAGGCACCaccctgtctctcacacacagataaacttccccacagtgaccacaAGATGGTAACCTTGACAACAACAAGGCTGACTGGCTGAGCATGACTCAGGGAATGCCAGGCTAGCTACttcctgaaataaataaaaatggcagTAGCAAAGACAGCAGGCCTGGTTAAATATGCAGGAGCCCATCATTAAATATGCATACCCAAGTGCAATCATCATTGGGACTTATAGGGATATTTTGCGATTTTAGCAATGATgttctttatctacttccccagagtcagatgaacttgtggataccatttttatgtctctctgtgtccagtatgaaggaagtttgaggtagttttgtgagccaatgctaactagcgttagcacaatgactgaaagtctatggtatctgctagcatgcttaATAATTTTACCTGTGTATCTGTCAGCYTGTAAACTGGCATTCATATTCCTTATAGCTCTGTAAACTGCAGCAGTTAGTGAGAACTATACATTACACTCAATCTGTCAATCAAAATCAATGACATAATGGATTTAGAAAATACAGCAAATGGCCTCCCGAATGGCAcagcggtcgaaggcactgcatcgtagtaTTGCAGCGTCACTAATGCCTGGGGTTTGATCCcaagctgtgtcacaaccggccatgaccgggagccccatagggcggtgcataattggcccagcgtcgttcgggttagaaGAAGGTTTGGCCgggaggggctttacttggctcatcgcgctctagcYactccttgtggcgggccaggcgccagcaggctgacttcggtcatcacttgaacagtgtttcctccgacacattggtgcggctggcttctgggttaagcgagcgggtgttaagaagcgcagtttggcgggtcatgttaaGGAGCACGAatgtctcgaccttcgcctctcctgagcccgttaaggagttacagcgatgagacaagatcgtaatattataaaattggggagaaaaatggggtaAAATTACACAAactaaaaatgtaatcaaaagaAAATACAGCAAATAGTCTTAAAATATGGAACACCAAATGACAGCTGTCTCTTCGAAGACATAGCACACTTCAAATCCACAAATTCCCTATGTATAGTGCCTGAAGAGGGGACACTTCACTAATGCTCTGAGTATATTCAACAAACTGTACTAAAGACCAAGATGAATTCCCCAGGAGTGAAATAACCATTTTCTCCCTAAAGGTAGAagagaaacaaaaaaacagtGAGCAGTGAAAATAACACATTCACCCYTCCTTGTCATAACTAGCATGTGAAGTGCTGATGACTGACAACAGTGTGTTCTTTTAAAGCAGCCATTTGCCAGAAGCTCATGGACATGGAATAATGTGGTGCTTTCATGGACTGAAGATGCTGCCTCACGGGCAACACTAAAAACCAGCAACTCAAGACGGGGGATGATCAGGCACCAACCATGAAATGGACTGCCAGAGTGGAGAGTCAACAGTGTACTAGTTAGTTGTGGGCCCGTGTGGAATCTGAGGCTCAGTGTTATTTAAAATCTTTTAGTACAAAAATTGTCTATTCATTTCAATACTGGTGCCTAAAAATGGAAGGCTACTTCTTTCAGGTACCTATATTCAACCAGCCTCAACTTACCTTTGTGCAAACTATTAGCACTGGAATGCCCAAGTTGTGTGTGAGTACGTTTTCCCCGAGCGGTAGCACTACGCTCTCGTCTTCCCCCCCTGCAGGGGGAGCCCGTCTCTGGGGAGAGGCTGGGTTGGCTCCCTCCGGCTCTGTGTACTCCTGGAAGGCCTTCACCACTGTGGGGCAGACAGGGGACGACCGCATTGGTTAGACCAGTCTCAATGAARCTTCTTCATTTGGAGGATCAATAATCTTTACAAGATTTAAACACAGGTTGTATAGAGCATATATTTTCTTCTGACTGAAATAAAGCATGCAGGACAGAATCACAAATGGMTACTCCATAACTAGGGCCCTGYGTTTTTAAAGACCAAGTGAcaagaaatggagaaaaaaaatgttgtcCCCATTCTTAATAGATGATGTTGAGTTTCTGCTTGCCTGTCCTGTAGGCCATGTAGGGAAGGACTGGTGTCTTACCCTTGGCTATCAAGGCACTCAGCCCCCCACACTCCCTGTTCTCCAGGCCCAGCCATTCTCACTGAGCTATAGAACTCGCTGCACCAGGTCTGTAGAGATGTGAGCTTATCTGACAGCAGCTCCTCTACTGCCTGCTCCACTACCAGACTGGAGAATAACTCCCACTGTGTTTTACACACAAATAACTAACCGTCTGCTGTAATCAAGCAGACAACAACCCACCCATCATTTATATATTCATGCCACTATGTGCTGTCGACTCCACCTCAACAGAATATCAAAATTATCATTAGCTTCTTCTAGACTTGCTACAGGACGCAACCCTAGAGACTGTAGTTTGTAGATATGTAAACAAGTGCAAAAGCTTTTAGTACGACTTGCCAATATATTTACACTCCAAGAGCTTTARTAACATGATTACTAAGATAATGATGGATGCATATAATGCTACAGCAAAACACAAAGGCTAGGTCTATTTTCACAAGGTCTATTTTTGTCTATTTTGGTATAAAGCAGAAGCATAACTCCCAATGGGGCACTGCTGCAGGCAGCTGTGTTGGCAGTCTGTCCCCTGTATGCATCCCAGCACAGCAGCACTGAGTAGTGGTCTGGGAAGGCAGTTCCCCTTCCTCAGGAACCTGGTTACGGCTGACCCTGAGAGCCAGTGTTGCTACAGGACWGTCCTCCACCAGGAACAAAACAGAACAACCCTTAGGGTGCTGGGCTGRCTGGCCTCGGCCCTGTGATGTAAACTCCAGCTGATTGGGAGCAGGGATGGYATCAGACTGCCTGTTCAGGCTCTGATCTGTGCCAGCTAAAGCTGCAGGGGGCCAGCAGAGCTTGGACACAACAGTCTCAACAAACCAAAAGATACAAATGTGCGATTTCCCTAGTGTAACACTATGGCATTTAGACTATTGGACAAACAATTGTCTCCAAAGAAATCAAATAACTGGTTGTACAAAAAAAATGCCTCCCTCACATGGTTTTCCTTGAAGAAAATTCTTAGGTAGGCACTTCTCAGCCATTGAGCCATGRTTTTTGTCCTTAGATATTTTGGTAGACTGTCTTAGTGGGAGTGACATACATAGTTTTGGCCTACATTTCTTACATAACCCGGCTGAGRGGCAAAACGTCTTTACTGAGGTAAAAACAGTAAAGTGCCTGTCAGAAAGGTGCAAGTGGTCACAATTCTAGCCTTCATCTGTACAGTTATAAATCAGACACCACTTTAAatcagaaggacagacagagacaagagcgTGACTCATCCATCGTTCGACTTTGCCCACTTAACCGTTCTAGTACAAACATAGGTGGGGCCAAATAGCTTTAAAGTGTAAGCATTAGCCTTGATAAAATMTTATGAACAATGTGAAGCATAATTTCCTTTTTCCTGCACGACCCTTCAGCTTTGTGGCCTGTAATGCAGAAACGTAAGACAGATATTACTGA
This portion of the Salvelinus sp. IW2-2015 linkage group LG15, ASM291031v2, whole genome shotgun sequence genome encodes:
- the LOC111973893 gene encoding cytoplasmic dynein 1 light intermediate chain 2 isoform X1, whose translation is MAPVLEKKLLGAAGAGDTMENSNEDEEGQNLWTSILSEVSTRSSSKLPSGKNILVFGEDGSGKTTIMAKLQGAEHNKKGRGLEYLYLNVHDEDIDDLTRCNVWILDGDLYHKGLLKFAVTAESLKDSLAVFVADMSRPWTIMESLQKWASVLRDHVDKLKIPPEEMREMEQRMVKAFQEYTEPEGANPASPQRRAPPAGGEDESVVLPLGENVLTHNLGIPVLIVCTKCDAVSVLEKEHDFREEHFDFIQSHIRRFCLQYGAALMYTSVKEEKNLDLLYKYIVHKIYDFQFTTPALVVEKDAILIPSGWDNEKKIAILHENFTTVRPEDPFEDFIMKPPVRKLVHDKEVNAEDEQVFLMKQQSLLAKQPATPTRGATESPGRTASGSPRPTGRTGCTNVASVSPMTAVKKPDPNMKGAAANEGVLANFFNSLLSKKTGSPGSPGTGAAGAGSPGSVKKTGQKPVLTDVQAELDRMTRKPDSMVTANNTPTENEV
- the LOC111973893 gene encoding cytoplasmic dynein 1 light intermediate chain 2 isoform X2 — protein: MAPVLEKKLLGAAGAGDTMENSNEDEEGQNLWTSILSEVSTRSSSKLPSGKNILVFGEDGSGKTTIMAKLQGAEHNKKGRGLEYLYLNVHDEDIDDLTRCNVWILDGDLYHKGLLKFAVTAESLKDSLAVFVADMSRPWTIMESLQKWASVLRDHVDKLKIPPEEMREMEQRMVKAFQEYTEPEGANPASPQRRAPPAGGEDESVVLPLGENVLTHNLGIPVLIVCTKCDAVSVLEKEHDFREEHFDFIQSHIRRFCLQYGAALMYTSVKEEKNLDLLYKYIVHKIYDFQFTTPALVVEKDAILIPSGWDNEKKIAILHENFTTVRPEDPFEDFIMKPPVRKLVHDKEVNAEDEQVFLMKQQSLLAKQPATPTRGATESPGRTASGSPRPTGRTGCTNVASVSPMTAVKKPDPNMKGAAANEGVLANFFNSLLSKKTGSPGSPGTGAAGAGSPGSVKKTEAGFD